A region from the Dendropsophus ebraccatus isolate aDenEbr1 chromosome 1, aDenEbr1.pat, whole genome shotgun sequence genome encodes:
- the SSBP1 gene encoding single-stranded DNA-binding protein, mitochondrial: MFRRAATQIFRQSVRFQTSDSGVLERSLNRVQILGRVGQDPVMRQAEGKNPVTIFSVATNELWRSGESEVFQTTGDVNQKTTWHRISVFRPGLRDVAYQHVKKGARVYVEGKIDYGEYVDKNNVRRQATTIIADNIIFLSDLRDRL, from the exons attttccggCAGTCCGTCCGGTTTCAGACCTCAGATTCGGGGGTTCTGGAAAGAT CCCTGAACCGGGTGCAGATATTGGGCAGAGTCGGCCAGGACCCGGTCATGAGACAAGCCGAAGGCAAGAACCCCGTCACCATCTTCTCGGTAGCCACAAATGAGCTGTGGAGGTCGGGGGAGAGCGAGGTGTTCCAGACAA cggGAGACGTTAACCAGAAGACAACTTGGCACAGGATCTCGGTTTTCCGCCCCGGGCTTCGGGATGTAGCGTATCAGCACGTCAAGAAAGG GGCACGGGTTTACGTAGAAGGAAAAATCGACTACGGCGAATACGTTGATAAGAACAATGTGCGCAGACAAGCGACGACCATCATTGCAG acaacaTCATTTTCCTGAGCGACCTGCGTGACCGTCTCTGA